The window GGGTGGACTACGAAGACGAAACACCGGAAGGCATGGCGAGGACCATCCGAGCGGTTGCGCCGGCCCTGCGTGCGGATCTCGATGGCGACGCGCTGGCCGCGCTGCTGCCCTCCGGCGGAGCCCGCAATGCCGTCGACTGCGCACTCTGGGACCTGCGCGCCAAGCAGACAGGGGTTCGGGCCTGGGAGATGGCGGGCTTGCCGCCGCTTCATCCCCTCACCACGG is drawn from Acidobacteriota bacterium and contains these coding sequences:
- a CDS encoding dipeptide epimerase gives rise to the protein MTLHVALALERWPLLEPFEIARETIADLPLLHLTLTDAEGRQGRAEAAGVDYEDETPEGMARTIRAVAPALRADLDGDALAALLPSGGARNAVDCALWDLRAKQTGVRAWEMAGLPPLHPLTT